GTAGATCGGGTGCACTTTTTCTTTAAGGCTTTGCTATCTGGTTTGAGCTTGACCTTAAAGAGTGGTTGCGGCTTTTTGTTTCTGATACTAATATTTGGGCTTCTTGAATCTCAGGAGGGCGACGTCAGGTTCGATTCCTTTTAATATAACTTGCagtcccttgctgctttttagttgGTAGGTGTAgaagttcttttttgtttcctcCAGTTTCTTAGACACAGCTCGGAAGTGTTCGAACTTCGTTTGAAATTTGGTTTCGTGGATGTTCCCTTTAATAAGcggaacaacatggaaattaGCGTTCCCTACCAGCGCgacaattttgttgaccagggTGCTTGAGTTTTTTTCCTTGGCTTAGTAGTTGGTGGTGCTTTTGCTGCGACTGCAGTAATTGTAGCACTGCCTATTGTTGGGACTTCATCCATCGAAGCCGGCGGTGGTGAGGTTTGACTTTGGTAGCTCCATGATGTAAGAGCTGGGGTGAACAGGAGCTCTCGACGGTCAGTAGAGCTGGGATGCTCTTTAATGTCTTGCTTACTTCGTCATTATCGCGTGTTAAAAAGGTGTGAGAGACAGGATTTCCTTGAATTTACAGAGCTTCTACGCTCGCTCGTTGGAACGCTGCTCATTTTTCGAGCTTTTTACGCGAGGCACTTACTAATTTAAGACAAATGTGCACTTGTTTTAGTCATAACAATAGTTATGGAAGTAATATTCTTCTTTGAGTTAACGATCCGCAACAAACGGACAGagtctggcaacgccactcgGTTTGTTCGATCGGGTTGGCAGCACTATCAGCTGGGCCACCCCCGCGTTAACCGCGATCGGTTGGTAGCAATGTGCATAATACAGAggataaaattcaattaaacttgTCGACCGTAAtaccaaatttattaaaataatttttccaCAAACATTGCCATGTATTACATTTGGTATAAATGGCATTTTGAGCACTTATGGAAAGCTACCGGAATACTCCCAGTCCCAGGTGACTATCAGGCATTCTCTGGTACTCGtaatttgttttccaattcaatttgagaaaaatctttcaatttcgttttcagGTGCTCTGTTTTTCGCAAAATTTTTTGTTATCGTTTTGCTATCGGAATGTTTCGTTTCTCATCGCTTCTTGCTGCCCAACCACCtgacttatttattttgtcttgGATGCCGACAGCATTGTATAATTGCTAAAAGGCTTCGCTATGGTAGAATTGGCTGGGGCTCGCCTGTTATCAGCCGCATTTATCGCTCTGGCAATATAACTACGTTATCGCTCCTTCGTGTTTCCTGTTCATGTAGCGCTGCATCATAAATAGGGATAGCTTGTGGCCTTCTCAAGGTTAtcgaaaatataaaagtatatatctgatttcaatataaaacaaatgttGAATAAGAGTTATTAATGATTTTATTGAGCAGAATTGACAGCAGCGATATATTTCAGGCAGAcattgatttgttttatttattatatatgcagacttttttttagtttaattgGTATTTCTTTACTCTTATCAAGTTTCTGCATGCTTGGAGGCTGATCACTGGCTCTTGAAACGAGCCGGCAGCTGCTCATGACGTCCACTTTGTGTTGTAGTCGATGTTGGCAGCGGGTCGCTGGTTGCTGTAGGCTTCGCTATTTCATCCTTATTCGATGATGCAGATGCATCTGGTGTAGTCGTTTAAGTCGAAGCACGTCCTTCGTTTGCTTCTTTGTCGGGCAGGACTGCTGGCTTGAATCGATCAATGCTGACTCTTATTCGTTTGCTTTTACTTCTACGTCGAAAAATTTGTCCTCTCGCTGCAGGACAAGATATGGACCATCGTACGGCGATTTTAACGGGGCGCGTACGGTGTCGTCTCTGATGAAGACATGAGAGCACGTCTGCAAGTGTTTGTCGACGAATGAGGTCCTTGTTGTAGCGTGGTCTGAGGTTTGAGTCGGCTGGAGCTGCGTCATGATGTTCCGCAGGCTCTTGACAAAGTGCGAATTGCAGTCCTCGATCCGGCTAGACTCAAAGAGATTACCAGGCAGCCGTATGGTGGTGCCATACAAAATTTCGGCGGGTGATGCGTTAGTGTCTGTTTTATATGTCGCTCGTCCAAGTAAGACGATGGGAATTCGGTTGTACCAGTCGACGGTATTATGACATTTCAATGCTGCCTTTATTCCGTTCGACTGTGGGTGGTATGGTGTGGTTCTGCTTAATTTTACGCCTAGGATGCGCGAAAGCTCTTTGAAAAGGCCCGACTCGAACTGACGTCCTTGGTCGGACGTCAGGTCTATGTTGATGTGCTGGAAACGGGCATCAGGCACATCAAAATTGCTGAGGGGGGCTCTGTTATGTCGATATACCTTACATCGCTGGCACTCGACGCTTGCACAGGACGACGACCATGAGGCGATGTCCTTGTTGATGCTGGGCCACACAGAGCGTTCAGTGACCAGTTTGACAGTGGCGCGTTTGCCGGAATGAGCCATACCATGCAGCACGACGAATACGATTCTGCGCATCGGCGATGGAATGTATGGACGAATACGGGACGAAGATACAACACAATATACGCTGATGTTGGAGTTCGGCAGCTGGAGTTTACGCAATTGCAACGAAGATTTTCCCGTCTCGATGTCTCTTAACAGCTGCTGAAGCTCGTCGTCCGCCTCTTGTAGGCGTGAGCACTCGCCCATGTCGATTTGTCCGATTGCAGCAATGCGGGATAGGGCGTCTGCCACAGTATTGGACGCACCACTAATATGCTCGATTTTCGTGCAGAATTCGGCGATAAACGACAACTGTCTCGCTTGTCGTGGTGATGCTTTCTCGTGATCCTGTCGAAACGCATAAATTAATGGCTTGTGGTCGGTGTAAATAGTGCAGTCGCGTCCCTCGATCATGAAACGATTGAACTTGACGGCTTGGAAAATCGCTAGTAGCTCCCGATCGTACGTACTGTAGCACTTTTGTGTTTCCGTCATGCGCTTAGAGTAGAAACTCAGGGGCTGCAGTTGTTTGTCGTTGACCTGGTGAAGCGCTGCTCCGACCGCGAAATTGCTGGCGTCACCATGGAGAGCAAGGGGTGCGTTGGCTATTGGGTGCGCCAACCGTGCTGCGCTGGCCAAGTTGGTTTTGCAGCGCGTCGGCGCATTTCGGCGTCCTCGGACCAAACTACCATCGACTGGTCGTTCTTCTTGTTGCCCGGGATGAGCGCTTGAAGAATGCCTTGAACAACGGCTGCTTGCGGCAGGAAACGTCGGTAATAGTTGAGCATGGCAATGAATCGGCGCAACTCGCATATCTTGGTCGGCTTCGGGAACTCGTTGATCGTATTGACTCGTTCGACCGTTGGGGATATACCGGATGCCGTGATAGAGTGTCCCAGAAATGTTACGTCAGTCTTTCCGAACACACTCTTAGCCACGTAGGTTGGCTTGCCGCAGGCGAGACACAAATGTCGTCGATGTACACAGCCACAAAGTCGAGATCGCCAAGGATGTTGTTCATGTGCCGCTGAAACGTTTGCGATGCATTGCGGAGTCCAAATGTCATTACATTGAACTCGAAGAGTCCGAATGGCGTGATGATGGCGGTCTTCTCCCGATCTTCCGGCGCGAGCGGGATCTGATGATAGGCACTGACCAGATCGATGGTGGAGAATATGGACTTGCCGGCGAACACCTGGTTAAAGTCATGCCGTTCTTTTTCTTCACCATATGTAATGGCGAtgcccagctgctgctgctcggctgGCATAATCCCGCTTCGAGCATTCGTGCAAATTCGTTTTTGGCGGTAGCTAGAGTCTCAGCATTCAAACGGCGGACCTTTGCGAATACGGGCTGGCCCTCTGTCGCAATGTAGTGCTGCACTCGGGTATTTTGCATGAGTTCCTCATCGAAAACAGGAGCAGGGTCAGGTCTTTATATTGTGAAATTATGTCATGGTACTCACATTCGGTGACAACGGTCGAGATGGGTGAGTACTGGACATGAGGAAGTTCACAGACTGTAGACAGTGAGGTGGCCTCATCGATGATTTTGCGTCGCTTGATGTCGATGATGAGACCGTAGCGAGAGATGAAATCGGCGCCGATGATAGCTATTGACACATTAGCCACTATGAACGTCCAGTTGAAACGTCGTCGGAGTCCAAGTGTGAGTACTAGGGTTCTCGTCCCGTAGGTGCTAATTGGTGTGCCATTGGCTGCGTATAATTGATGCGTTGACGATAGTTTTAGATGAGGGAATGCGTTGGCGGCAGAACTGATATGTCCGCGCCAGTGTCTATCAAATATTCTGTGTTCGAATTTCTGTCGAATATGAATAGACGGGTGGACTGGATCGCGTCCACTTTGCATGCTGCCTCTTGCGAAGTGGCGGTTAGTTTCCCTCTGGCCACTTGCAAGGCGATCGGCATTTCCTCGCTTTTTCGCCGAACCGATTGTGGTAGAAACAAAAGCTCGTCACGGGACTTTGATCGACTGCTGATATTTCCACGAGAGCCAGGTCTGTTGCTTGTGGTTGGACTACGGCTCTGATGGTCTGAGCGCCTTCCGAGCTCGGCTATCATCGCTCTCAACTCCGTCAATTGCTGCTCCACAGATCGTGGAGCCGTGCTGACGCGCTATGGGTTGTAATCGGCGCAGATGCGGCGACCGCGTTGATCGTGGGGTGCGCGTACTCCCAGGTCTTGTTAGTCATTATCGCGATATTGTCGAGATCGCTTTGCGCCATTGCCACTACAAGTCGCAAGCCCTCGGGTAACCGCTCAAGCCACATGGCTTTCAGGGCGTCTTCTCCAATGCCGTCCCTGGCCAGTTCGCGCATGCGGCGAAGCAATACAGACGGATTGCTGTCTCCAAGCTCCAGCGTCCGAAACAACTGTACGAACTGGGACTGAGTTGAAGGCAAGTTTTCGGCAATAATTGTGGCCTTAATTGCTTCATACCTTCCAGTAGGCGGCGCATTTCGCAGAATTTACATGATGGTCTCCAAGTACTCTGCCGGCAGTACGTTCAAAGTTTGATGGACCTTTGTTTCGTCCACCGTTATGCGGAGACTTGCGAATTGCGACTCCAGTAGGGGGAAAAATACATCCGGATGCCCTTTCATGTATAGTGGAGCCCTAAACGACACTCGGCCAATCTCGCCTGACGCATACTCGTCGCCTCTCGGCCTTATCGCGATCGATTGCGGCGGAGCGGATGAACTCGGATAAAACGCAACGGGTTGCTGCAACGCAATGGGTACAAAATTTTAAGGTTGGAATGAACCTTGCGGTTGCCCAACTGGTAGGGTCgccggctgctgttgcagcggTGTTTGAAGCGTTTGCTGCGACCATTGAAGAGACGCTTGTTGTGGAGGCGCTTGTTGTGGGGCACTGTTTGTGCCTGCTGGGGCGGTTGCTGCCTCGAGTGGGCGTCTTCATCATCGCTGTGGTTAACCATATTTTGAGGTTGTGTACCACCAAAGTGCTTTCAACCGAAGTCAATAAGTTCGCCGGAATACTGCGATCTCCACACGATTTTCGCAATTagatcacgtcggggtcaccaatgtgGGAGTATGAATGAGTAATCCTTTATTGATTAGATTATAAGCTAGAGATCAGAGTGCGTATGCTCTGCACATGGCCGCTGCTGGTAGAAGAGAGAGAGATCGTCCTCGAAAGCTATCGAAAAAGCTAACTATCGAAAAGTGCCATTCGTGGTTTTGGCTGTTTGCCAATCACCGACGGACGCAGGCACGGTGTGGAAGTTTAGTGGGTGGTCCCCACACATGTAAcgtttttaataataacagCTGGCTGATagtatatatctatattgCTTCAGTTTCTAAAATCGGGCAGAGCGTTTTAGCGGTGCACCACAAAAATAGCAGGTTTGTTTCACTTAGATAAATAAACCAGCAGCGTTCGAGGGTGTTCGAATGTTATTTTCcaaccttttatttattttcgcgcAACATATTTTAGTCATAAAAGTCTCAAAACCAAATTTACGAAGAACCCCTGATTAATAAGTCGCAGTGGGAATCGAATATAAAACCATCCACTAAAAAAGTAAAGGATGACGTTCTTTGGAAACTGTGTATAagtgttttatatatttggaATGAACGGTCACTCTTCGCTTTACATTCTCTATATAAAATTGTCTTGTTTgctaataaaatttgtaagaCTATGGAGGATCTTTTAAATGAAGTGGTACCACAAGAAGATTTAGAGGTAACATATATCATTTTAGTCTTGGCTGTTATAAAATAACTGTGCTTTTGCTCTAGAGATTCGAAAAGAAATATCATCACGAACTTGAGTTGGATGGTGAAGTTACCACAGACACAAAGTTTGAGTACGCAATCTTAAATCCGAAACCAATAGATTACagctgaatttttaatttattttaacacaATAGGTACGCATTCTGTCTGGTCCGTAGTCGTTATACAAATGACATTAGAAAGGTGACTCTCTCATAAAGATCCTGAAATGTAAatatgatattttatttataatctaGGGTATTATGATTTTGGAGGAATTGGCTCGTACTCATCCAGATGGAAGGCGtgactatatatattatctgGCCTTTGGTAATGCTCGTATCAAGGAATATACGTCTGGCCTAAAGTACTGCAGAGCTTTTCTTGACATCGAATCAAATGATCAAGTTCGCTCCCTAGAGGTTAGTAACATGTACAAACATatcacatatattttactgAAGAAAGTATAgattcaaataatttttggctCCAAAATATCTATGACATTACAACCAATCACGTACATTAGGGTGgttccaaaaatatatttacaaaagatTTGGCGTATTAAATGTACACatttaacaaatataaaaacttACATATTTCAggaatatattaaaaaagaaatcgaTAAGGAAGTGGCAAAGGGTATGGCGGTTGCAGGCGGAGCAGCTTTAGTACTTGGCGGAATATTGGGACTTGGCATAGCTATGGCTAgaaagtaatatttaatattaaaacgTTTTTAACCAAACAATCTtcttttaaaacaataattgataattaaagatttattatttatattaaagctACAGTGACCTAATTTTTGATACAATGTgtcgttgtttattttttagtaaACAAAAGCGGGAGAAATAGCAACGTCAACACTAAGGAAAATGAAACCTTCTCGAAAGGTGCACATCAAAGATGTTATGAAGTTCATTACTTAGGATATGTTTACTTACTACAAAAACATTCTAATTAATCTATGTACGattaatcaataaattatCCAATTGTTTCTAGTAGATCTATGTGTGTGTtaattacatatgtatgtatgatgCTAATGCATGCCCTGCTGTTCCATTCACCACTTATCATCAATTTATCACGGCTTAGAATTAATATCGAGCGCCTAATACCCGCAATTAGTTAAAAAATTAGCAATGATTTTAGCATTGGCGAGATTCATCGATTTAACAAAACAtcacaaaaacagcaaaatcGTCGCTATTAATTACCGCAGTTTATGCAGAGTTTAACCTGCAAATCATTACCCGATTTATTACCTCATTCACATTTTAATCAGTTAATCTTttctgttccaagcagattcacTAAAATTATATAGATATATCATGAGTTGAATGACCCCTAAaaagtattatgttctgactataatatactttatcctattatctctaatccTGACTccctgccgtttttaaagagATCATTACTAACTTTTTAACATGTAATTAGATCTTACtaatctttatatatttaaaagtcGTAGCCCTCACGGGCTCGACCTGTGGCACTTTCATTATGATCACCTCGATCATTTTCGAACTCTGGATCCTAATCCTGGGCTCAGGcatttttcgcaaatattCATGggaatatttatatgtgcgattattatttaaagctCTAAGTTTATATGGATCACATGCAATGTGTTAACTACCAAGAAAGGACCTCTAATTTTGGCGTCTAATTTAGTTTGATGACGTTCTTCATTCCTTAGTAATACGTAGTCCCTGACTTTATGTTTAACAacagttgttttattttttgtcaaaACTAATTGTCCCGTAATTGACATTCTTTTCCATATTACGTTTTGCCATTTCTCCAATACTCATAACACGCTCTTGGCCACTAGCACGACTAGCGCCAGTTTCAATTAAGTgaagatttattttttgagcaAAGCAAAAGTCGCTAAATATAGAGCTAGAGATACTACAACCTTGATCAGCAATTAAACGAGAAGGGACACCAAATAATTATACTAGAGATCTTAAAGCCTTAATAcagctacatacatatgtgcatctAACTTTATGGTATgagaaaagtaaacaaatttagCATATGCATCTACCATCACGATCACGTATTCCTTTTGGTAATTTTTACCGTTAAGCTTCCCTGCTATGTCAATATGTACTCTATGCCATGGTATATCGATTTTTGTAATCGGATGCAATTTAGCTTGTATTTTGCCTGATAATGGTTTAGACAGTCTACACGTGATGCATTTATCtacatatttacaaatatttttcgacATTTTCTTAAACCAGTAATACTCGTAAATTTTTTCCAGAGTTCTTTTCCAACCGAGGTGCATAATGCACATTATTAACAGCAAACCACCTAAACGACTTTGGTATTATAGGAAGACAACGAGTTTTCCCGTTTCTTTAAATCTTTTGATCTTTTGGCCAATTCCGGACTAATTTCGTTATTACGCAACTTAGAAACCCTAGACGATGCATGTTCATCTTTTTGCTGTTCGGCTAGCAACCAATTGTCAGAGATCTCTGTCAAATTAATGTGTTTTTCAAATATACCAATAGGTATTGGATTTTGGGAAAGAAAACGTGAGCCATACGTGCACCTGGTCTGTATTCTACATCAAAATCGAAAGACTGCATGTAAGACATCGATGGACTCTAGGAGTCAACAGTACTTTAGTAAGGGAAGCTTTAAGTGAATTACAATCTGTTAAATGTCGTCCATAAAAATAATGGCGAAAATACTCAATTGAGTTATAAACAGCCAACGTCTTCAACTCGTATGAATGATAACGAGATTCGTCGGGGGACGTCCGTTTGCGAAAATACTCAATCACATGAGgctggttttttattttgtgtaacTAAATCGCTCAATAGCCATCTGTGTGAAGCTCTATagaaaattgtgaatcaaataataattgcaggttcattattcaaaattttaattactttctgTCGTATTTGCCCGTGCTCTCTATTCCATTCAAATGATTTGGCCTTAGATGTTAAAGCATAAATTATTGGATCAAACATATAACTTTTTCTTTCTCCTCAACCTTCAATCTATATGGGCGTCTACGACCTGTCTTGTTTTGATCAATTAAACGAATCTCTAATTGTCCCGTAGAGACGCGGGTTTGTGGAATACCACTTATGAATGAGTTTGAGTAAtcttgtaataataataataataatttattattgccTGATCCACGTAAATCAGTGTATGAAATAAGATTTTAAATGTGTGTTCACCTAATTTAACATTAGCGTAGTACTCAAACCGTGCTGTTCCCAATGCCTTTGAATACAACTACGTTGCCTACCCTAGTTCCGGATAGTCTCAGTGAAGCAGCCTCCTTGATCAGCGAG
This genomic stretch from Drosophila teissieri strain GT53w chromosome 2L, Prin_Dtei_1.1, whole genome shotgun sequence harbors:
- the LOC122611577 gene encoding mitochondrial fission 1 protein isoform X1 produces the protein MEDLLNEVVPQEDLERFEKKYHHELELDGEVTTDTKFEYAFCLVRSRYTNDIRKGIMILEELARTHPDGRRDYIYYLAFGNARIKEYTSGLKYCRAFLDIESNDQVRSLEEYIKKEIDKEVAKGMAVAGGAALVLGGILGLGIAMARNKQKREK
- the LOC122611577 gene encoding mitochondrial fission 1 protein isoform X2, whose product is MILEELARTHPDGRRDYIYYLAFGNARIKEYTSGLKYCRAFLDIESNDQVRSLEEYIKKEIDKEVAKGMAVAGGAALVLGGILGLGIAMARNKQKREK